A region from the Aulosira sp. FACHB-615 genome encodes:
- a CDS encoding MBL fold metallo-hydrolase has protein sequence MSNLAPSDFQSSVTETATTTASSSVGEFFVQFWGVRGLIATPASNADRYGGNTACIEIQVAGKRLIFDGGTGLRILGKSLRQLQQPIEAHLFFTNSQSNRIQGFPFFAPAFVPENRFHIYGSAASNSASIKQCLCDQMLQPHFPYPLQVMQSELHFHNVIPGNDVQLDDVTVTTALINQTQRSVGYRVSWQNKSVAYVTDLTKNADPVDQEQILQLVKGVDLLIANATYVPPTANSHESTDVHWQAAVEVAQNAAVKKLVISHHHPDDEDDFLDQVQTDVKATFAQGLLACEGLVLSIGE, from the coding sequence ATGTCAAATCTTGCGCCGTCGGATTTCCAAAGTTCCGTAACTGAAACCGCAACTACAACCGCTAGTAGTTCCGTGGGTGAATTTTTTGTGCAATTTTGGGGTGTCAGAGGTTTAATCGCCACCCCAGCTAGTAACGCCGATCGTTATGGCGGAAATACTGCTTGTATAGAAATACAAGTAGCAGGTAAACGCTTGATTTTTGATGGTGGAACTGGTCTACGTATTCTCGGTAAATCTTTGCGACAACTGCAACAACCGATAGAAGCACATTTATTTTTTACCAATTCTCAATCAAATCGCATTCAAGGGTTTCCGTTTTTTGCACCAGCATTTGTCCCAGAAAACCGCTTTCATATTTATGGTTCGGCTGCTTCTAACAGTGCTTCCATTAAACAGTGCCTTTGTGATCAGATGTTACAGCCGCACTTTCCTTATCCACTCCAGGTAATGCAGTCGGAATTGCATTTCCATAATGTGATTCCCGGTAATGATGTGCAGCTAGATGATGTCACAGTTACCACAGCCTTGATTAATCAAACACAGCGTTCTGTTGGCTACCGAGTTTCCTGGCAGAATAAAAGTGTTGCCTACGTTACCGATTTAACCAAAAATGCTGATCCTGTTGATCAAGAGCAGATTTTACAACTGGTAAAAGGTGTAGATTTGCTAATTGCAAATGCTACTTACGTTCCACCAACAGCCAATAGCCACGAATCGACGGATGTACACTGGCAAGCGGCTGTAGAAGTAGCCCAAAATGCAGCAGTGAAGAAATTAGTGATTTCCCATCACCATCCCGATGATGAGGATGACTTTCTCGATCAAGTGCAAACTGATGTAAAAGCAACTTTTGCCCAAGGTTTACTAGCCTGTGAAGGTCTGGTGTTATCTATTGGTGAATAA
- a CDS encoding type II toxin-antitoxin system RelE/ParE family toxin, translated as MDYQVVLSPKAIGDLEAIVRYIALSNPEAARKLGQQLLEKTKELSQFPLRGQKVPEFNDSHIRQLILKPYRIIYRVEEDKQRISIARFWHSAQESLEL; from the coding sequence ATGGACTACCAAGTAGTTCTCTCTCCAAAAGCTATAGGAGATTTGGAAGCTATTGTTAGGTACATTGCCTTAAGTAATCCTGAAGCTGCAAGAAAATTGGGTCAGCAACTCTTGGAAAAAACCAAAGAGTTAAGCCAGTTTCCTCTCCGAGGTCAAAAAGTACCGGAATTTAATGATTCTCATATCCGTCAGCTGATTCTTAAGCCTTACCGAATTATTTATCGTGTAGAAGAAGATAAACAACGAATCAGTATTGCTAGGTTTTGGCATTCGGCACAAGAGAGCTTAGAGCTTTAA
- the panD gene encoding aspartate 1-decarboxylase codes for MQRTVLLAKIHNCTLTGANINYVGSISIDEMLLDKAGILPYEQVQVVNVANGERFITYTIKAPANSGIIELNGAAARLGIVGDRLIIMAYGQFSLEELKNYSPTVVIVDEKNRLLEVRHYDDLLSKV; via the coding sequence ATGCAGCGTACAGTTCTTTTGGCAAAAATACACAATTGCACCCTGACTGGGGCGAATATTAACTACGTAGGTAGTATCAGCATCGATGAAATGTTGTTAGACAAGGCTGGTATTTTACCCTACGAGCAAGTGCAAGTCGTCAATGTTGCCAATGGTGAACGTTTTATTACATACACAATCAAGGCTCCAGCCAATTCGGGAATTATTGAGCTAAATGGGGCGGCGGCACGTCTAGGCATTGTGGGCGATCGCTTGATTATAATGGCTTACGGGCAGTTCTCTTTGGAAGAGTTAAAAAATTACTCTCCTACGGTAGTCATTGTGGACGAAAAAAACCGACTATTAGAAGTGCGGCACTACGATGACCTGCTCAGTAAGGTCTAA
- a CDS encoding anthranilate phosphoribosyltransferase family protein — protein sequence MSNIFRELLKKVGSGNHTGENLTRAEAAIATKMILLGEATPAQIGAFLIAHRIKRPTGEELAGMLDTYNELGPKLQPINATSPVMVLGIPYDGRTRTAPISNVTALILAAAGQPVVMHGGDRLPTKYGLPLIEVWQGLGVDWTALSLPQTQQVFAQTKIGFIYTPRHFPLTNSIWEYRDQLGKRPPFATMELIWCPYAGDTHLIAGFVHPPTEGMFQSALELREVRKYTLVKGLEGSGDLPRDRTAIIALSPSPDLARLFLSPHDYGFTTKNVPLGTTEELITQIQEVLAGKPGELLQTALWNGGFYLWRSGMCSDMASGIATAKELLTNGVVAAKLQELRQIVNSTSQNALQHI from the coding sequence ATGAGCAATATCTTCAGGGAACTACTCAAAAAGGTAGGCAGTGGCAATCACACAGGCGAAAATTTAACTCGTGCGGAAGCTGCGATCGCTACTAAAATGATTTTGTTGGGAGAAGCCACACCAGCCCAAATCGGCGCATTCTTAATTGCCCATCGCATCAAACGACCAACGGGCGAAGAGTTGGCAGGAATGTTAGATACATACAATGAACTAGGGCCAAAACTCCAGCCGATCAACGCTACATCGCCTGTGATGGTGTTGGGAATACCTTATGATGGCAGAACTCGGACTGCACCCATTAGCAACGTTACAGCTTTAATTCTCGCGGCGGCTGGACAACCTGTGGTGATGCACGGTGGCGATCGCTTACCCACCAAATATGGTTTACCTTTAATCGAAGTTTGGCAAGGTTTAGGCGTTGATTGGACTGCTTTATCTTTACCTCAAACCCAGCAAGTCTTTGCACAAACCAAAATTGGCTTTATCTACACACCTCGTCATTTCCCCTTAACTAACAGTATTTGGGAATACCGCGACCAACTAGGTAAACGTCCACCTTTTGCCACAATGGAATTAATTTGGTGTCCTTATGCGGGTGATACTCACCTAATTGCCGGGTTTGTTCATCCCCCCACCGAAGGAATGTTTCAATCTGCATTAGAATTAAGAGAAGTAAGAAAATATACTTTAGTTAAAGGCTTAGAAGGAAGTGGTGACTTACCACGCGATCGCACCGCAATTATCGCTTTATCTCCATCGCCAGATTTAGCCAGGTTATTTCTCTCACCCCATGATTACGGGTTTACCACCAAAAACGTCCCTTTAGGCACCACTGAAGAATTAATCACCCAAATTCAAGAGGTTCTAGCAGGCAAACCAGGGGAATTATTACAAACAGCTTTATGGAATGGGGGATTTTATCTCTGGCGCAGTGGTATGTGTTCAGATATGGCATCAGGTATCGCCACAGCCAAAGAATTATTAACTAATGGTGTAGTCGCGGCTAAATTGCAAGAGTTGAGGCAAATAGTTAATTCAACTTCCCAGAATGCCTTGCAGCATATTTAA